The Ovis aries strain OAR_USU_Benz2616 breed Rambouillet chromosome 2, ARS-UI_Ramb_v3.0, whole genome shotgun sequence nucleotide sequence GCTGGCAGTGCAGGCCCCCCGGGCTTTCTGCTACATGCCGGCTGGGGATGCCCAGCTGCTCCTGGCGCCCAGCTTCAAGGGACAGACTCTGGTGTACCGACATGTGGTGGTGGACCTCAGTGCCTAGGGAGCTGCGGGGGCCTCGGGGTTCCTCAGGCAACGCCGGAGGCTGGGTGGGAGCCTCCAGGTGAGCCGCATATGCGCTTGTGGGAAGACACACATAGCCCATCCACACACGTGCTCTCACGTGTACACACCCCAGTGAGCATGGGCCgcaccatgaactatagcccaggGATGCCCCTTAATCTTCACGGGAATCAGCATGAAGACTTGTATGCACACCTGGCAACCCAGCGCCCAGTGCCCTCCCACGTCTGGACGCCTGTTGACCCCGCCCGCGGCCGCCCTTGCTCATGCTCTGGCCTGGGGAGGggtcctgggagggagggagggaggctgaacTGCTCCCTCCTGCTCTTCGGCTTCACCTTCTGAccctctagtctttcctgttggTGCTCCGGGTGTCTGTTTACCTGCTCACGCTCCGCATTGCAGCCCGTGGCCACATCCTTCATGCTGCCGGGCACACTCTCCCACGCCACGTGCCCTCTGCGGGCACATGTGGACATGGACACACTCCTTCAGTGACATGCACACACATCTGTCTACACGCCCGTCTCCGTGTGCACATGTACAGCTTCAGTGCTGCCTGAAGGGGGTCTCCTCCGTGACCTTGCCTCTCTTCCTGGAGGGGCACATAGTACCGGTCCTCCTCCACTCACCCCCTGGTGTGCCCACCCCATGGCTGATAAGACGGGAATGGTGGTACCAGCCTCTGGGTACCAGCCGGACTTCCTGGGGGGGCAAAGCCCCTCTGCCTgaagcaataacaacaacagccGACCCTGACTTCTTCCCAGCGCTGTCTCTGTTCTCACTGGAGGTTCCTTCTCTCACCCTGAATCTGGTTCACTCACAGGAGACCACCCAGGTAAAggccttctgcttttctttcctgtAGCTGCCCCTGCCTCTGACTGCCCTCTGGGTTCAGCCCTACCTTTGGGACGTGGACCCTGTGCTGTGTGGGCTTCTTTGGGTGTGTCCATGGGCTGGCCAAGCACCTTAGGTATCTGGGCAGGTGCCAGGAGTGGAGAGCACCCTGGGGGCCCTGGTACCCCTCTGAACCACAGAGACACACCCCAAGAGCACTGCCTTTCAGTGCAAGCTGAGTCTCAAGccgggagagagggagggagggagggtcctGAGGAAGCGGCCCCTGACAGCCAAgcttctgctgccctctgctgtACACTGGGAATAGAAGGCTCTGAGATGCAGAATTGGTTGGGGAGGCGCAGAGTGGTGGGGAGGCTCTTCCCTATGCCCAAATGGTGTGAGGGCCCCCAGGTAGCAAGATCCCACCCCAAGAGGCACTTGGGGGCAATGATCTGATTCACTTGTTTCAAATAAAAATCCCACCCCACTGATGGCTCTCAGGTATCCAGTAGCGATGATCTGCAGCTCCTATTTCCTTAAGAACAAAGCTGTGTTTTCTGTCCCTGATGCTTAGAGGGGACCAGCATCAGATGTCAGACCcccttcctccctgctcccctccctctAAGGAAGGAGTAAGCATCCCATGGTCAGCTGGTGCTGGGGTCAGGAGTTCACGCTGATGACACTCAGCTGCTGGGCCAGTGTGACTAGTCTCCATGACCTGGGGCTGACTCATGGCCAAGTGTTCCTTCCTGGAGATCACAGTCTTGGGGCCCATTGAGATCAGAGTCTGTCCCTCGGTCAGGTCAAGTCCAACCAATAGGGCTAAGGACAAGCTCAGTGGTTCGTCGCCTCTCCATCCCCCTCTGCTGGACAAACATGCATCATGGTTGCCACCCTCAGACCTGGTGTGAGATTTCAAGCAAGTGGACTGATTTCCCCCAGCTGAGCGTCTCTTTCTGTAAAGTAGATAATAAAACCTACTTTGCCCGATCCTGATTgtgccacttactagctgggaGGTCTCAAGCATGTTCCTTCACCtatctgaatctcagtttcctcatctgaaaaatgtggCTAACCATGCTACCTACCTGACAGGATTAGTGTGAAATTTGAATGCATTAGATTTATAATATGTTGATGTAtgtatggaaacagtgacagattttattttcttgggctccaaaatcactgtggatggtgactccagccatgaagttaaaagatgcttgttccttggaaggaaagctatgacaaacctgacagcatactaaaaagcagagccatcactttgctgacaaaggtccatgtagtcaaaacgatggtttttccagtagtcttgtaccgatgtgagagttggaccataaagaaagttaagcaacaaagaattgatgcttttgaattgtggtgctggagaagactcttgagagtcccttgggcagcaaagagatcaaaccagtcaattctaaaggaaatcaaccctgaatattcattgaaaggactgatgctgaagctgaggctccaatactttggccatctgatgtgaagagccaactcattggaaaagaccctgatgctgagaaagatcaaaggcaaaaggagaagggggcggcagaggatgagatggttagattgcatcagtgactcaatagacatgagtttgagcaaactctgggagatggtgaaggacagagaagcctggcatgctgcagtctatggggtcgcaaagagttggacacaactgagctactgaacaacaataatatatgTATGACCCTTAGAATCATGTGTCTGGCACAAAGCTAAGACTTTTTGGTTGTAGGACTCTATGAGATAGCCAAGTGTCTCACAGAAGACTGTTTAATGGCAGGGAGAAGGCTGATCTTTGAGGAGACCCGCTTTCTATGGATTAGGATTCCTACCCGTCTTGGGTCTCAGAgcccctgttgttgttgtttagtcactaggtcacgtccgactctgcgaccccatggactgcagcacgccaagcttccctgtccttcagtatcttcaCAGAGCCCCCGTACCCTACATCTTACCTTTAGCCTCAGATGCCCAGTTCTCACAACAGGGAACCGATAGGTGATATGTCTGGGTTTCCACCTTCTGAAACCACATTCACGTGCTCTTGGCTTAGCACGAGGACCTCCTGGGTCCCCCAGCCATACTGTCCTGGGAATGCCTGTCCTACTTTTTCAAATGgggtctcatcctctgccagggGAGAGGTTGCCAGGGACAGTGGGTTTAGTCTTCTAGACATGTTGGCATTTTGTCACCCAGTAGAAAGATAAACATCACTCTGACTgtcgctccccaccccccaccagggCACCTCCCGGGGAAGAGAGACACTCCCCCTCCTGAATGCCCAGCTTTTTGCACAAGGCAGGGCTGGAATCCACCGTATGCCTGCATGGTCACCTGCCAGGGGCAGGTCATCTGTATGTCCAGAGAGCTGCTTAGCAACCCAATGTAACCGGGTGACTGTGTCAACAGCTCAGGACCAAAGGGCGTGAGAGGTAGAGTCCACTCACTCTGCCAAAGCCCAAGAGGGTAACCCCCCTCAGCTGTCAGCCTCACGCCCCTCCCTGCTGAGCTCTGCTTTGAGCCACAGACCTCTGGCATATTGTCTCTTACATTTTCCAAGCACAGTCACTGGGACCAAGAGTCTCCCTTTGAGAGATAGTCCCAGTTGGGTTGGCTTAGAGTGGACACAGGGGAGCTCCTCTCCAGTGAATGGGGGTAAAGTGAACCCTGTGATGCTGAGGTCAGGTGACTCTGGAAGGCATTGAGGGTAGGGGAGGAGAGGCCGATCTGCAGCAAGTACCGAAGGCTGCTAGAGGTTCACATGCACACAGTCAGCCCAGGCAGCCTTACTTCCAGAAGAATCGATGTCTTTTCCCCTTTCTGCACTTCCCCACCCGGCTCCTCCTGAGCTGTCCAGAGGATCAATCACATCCTTCTACCCCAAGAAGACAAGGGTATTTTTCACCTTTGTTACAATGTTGCATGGTGGTCAGGACCTTCTTGCCCGTGCCTTAGCCCTGGATGGTTCTTGTTCCTCCAGTCTAGGTGGGAGCTCCAAAAAGCATGAGCAGGTGGGGGCGGAGAGAAGGAGGCATCAGGGCCTTGGGGGAGTTTCTCCTGTGGGCCAGTTTCACTGCAAGCTCTCCCACTCAGCAGTACCAATAAACCTGATGATCATAATTATGACTGTATAATCACTGAGTGTTTATTTACTCCCAAGAAGCCTCCTTTCCCTGGCCTCCATCATTAGCTACTCCGTCCTTCTGAAAGATGGCGAGGGTTAACTATGGCTGTAATAAAAAGTAGTAATTGCCCCCACAGCTCTGGGCTGCTCAGCTGTCATCCTCACTTTAGCTCCGTGAGGCAGTGAAGAGGCTGTGCTGGGTCGGGGGAGGGTGATGTGCTCCCCATGTCCAGAAGGAGGAATGGGGCACCTAGCAGAAGAGGTACAAAGAATGCAGCTCCACCTGCAAAACTGTAGAAGCAGCAAAGATtgccttcttttgatttttcaaaaatttttatagaaatagatatatggcttccctggtggctcagatggtaaagaatctgctggcaatgagggagacccaggttcaatccctcgatcaggaagatcccctggagaagggaatggctacccactccagtattcttgcctggagaattccatggacagaggagcctggtggctacagtccatggggtcacaaagaggtggacacgactgagtgactaccactttcGTATATATATCAATCACTCAGTCGAGTGGCATATATACTAAAATATGTGTTACAATGTTGCAAGTCTTCTCTTCTAGCCTCCCACCTTCTTCCAGATACATACCTTCCTCCTAGAGGAGCTTTCCCATTACCTGTCTCTTCTTAGAGCTGCCctcaaaagaaggctgagccaaaCATTTGTTTATAGTCCACCGTCAAACACCATCAGGTgcccttgagcaagttactttccACCACTGAGCCCACTTCCTAAATGGTAAAAAGGGGTCTTGTAAAGTTCAAGCCTTGTGCTCAAAAATGCACTACAAAGTGGCGATTCTTGATACTAAAGCTCTCAGGGATATCTGTGCTCTTGACTCACGAAAATAGGTGGCATTTCAAACTTTGGGGGAAGATGGATTGAGGACTTCACCCAGAATCTCTCAAATCTGCCTGCCCAGGGACGTGGGAGAAGTCAACTCCTGCAGCCCACCCTTCAGGGTGAGTTGGGATGGGGTGATGAGTCCCTCAGATTCCCTCTCCTCCGAGTCCTCTCCGCTTTCCGTCTAGGTCACCGCAGCATCTTTGAAGCGCTTATCCATCTCCTGACCTAGTGCTTGTAAGAGCGAGATTTGCCGGCGCTCAGCCAAACCTCCTTTAGTTCTCGACTGAGCCTCTAACCCGGGACCTCCACCCATCTCACGCCCATTCCCATCTTACAGAGGGCGGGAAAACGAGGTAAAAGAGGGGAGCCAGTAAAGAGCCCCGAAAAGTCAAGACTCCGAATTTCCTTCGTTTCTTCCTCCCCCGGCTCCACCTTTTTGTTTCCGCTTCCCACCTCCAAATTTCCCATTTCGAGGGCTACTCCAACCTATGGGCCCCAGCCGCGAGACGGCTGAGCATCGCCACTTTAAGAGGCAGGCCTCTCGCCTCGCTGACCTCGCCCCGCCCCCTTCGGAGCCTCTCTGCGCCTGCGCCCCGCGCCGGAGACCTGGGGTTGGGCAGCGCCCAGTTCCGTGCAACTTTCAAGTGAGTTGCAAACTCCGCCCCGAAGCCGGTGCCGGTGGCCCGGCGCACTGAGTTCCCGGGACCTGCACGAGCGCAGGCTGCGACCAGCCACCCTTGGCCCGGGACTCGCGGCGCCCCTGGCAAGGGCCGAACGCTTCGTTCTCCGGAGCAGGAAGTGCGGGTCAGGGCTGTAACTGTCAGAGCGGCGCGGCGGGGCAAAGGAGCGCGCTGGCGGGTACCGGCTCCCGAGTCGGTCGTGCCTGCCCCGGCCCGCTCGTCTCCCCTTTCTTTAGGCTCTCCGCACCGAGGAGTTAGTGAGCGGCAGGCTCCGCCTCCACAAAGGGGCAACCCTAGTGCCCCTGTGGTTCCTGCACCTCCACCGTGGCGTAAGCGTCCCTCTCTCTGGTCGTCTTCCTGGAGGGATCTCCCTTCCTTCCCAAGGCTGCAGAATGGTGTCGTGGATGATCTGTCGCCTGGTGGTGTGAGTATGGCCGTTCTAATactccctctgtccctgggtttcaaCCCGCCCCTGGGGTGGAAACTGGGACTGTCAGGTGGAAAGGGGGCTTTCTGAGCTCCCTTACACATTTTCCCTCCTTCCAACATTCACTGCAGGGGTTAACGGATTTGTGAACCTGCACAAGGcatgcgggggtgggggggtggggcgcGCTGGTACCCCCACCCTCCAGCCAACTTGGCTGACGCCCAGGCGAAACCCCTTGCAGTCAgacacacattgcaggcaggtgcgtGGGAGAGAGAGGACCACAGGCCGGCCAGCAGCCCCTTGGCAGACACAAGATGTGGCACGTTGTGGGCGCTTCCCAACTGAGTAGTCATTCACGTGACTCACCATCCTGGCCTCAGCCTCCCCACTCAGTCCTACTTGTCACCTTTCGGTACTCCAGCACCTGGCTGAAATAGCTCTGTCTGCAACCTGGCCCTGCCGGATCTGATGGCCCTGCGCCTGACGGCACGTCCAGCCTGGTATTCTCACAGCTCCGGAGCCTGCTTCCCACCCACCTGTGCTCTCCCTGCATCATGCACCCATGGGCCACTTTTGCAGGCCTGAGCAGGCTTGGGGTGTTTGTAAACAGCAGGGTAGGGAGGTGGCCTCCAGGGCACTGACTCAGGCACAGGTTGTGCAAGCCAAGCGGGAAGAACTGGGCAGGTACTGCCGCCTTGAACCTGGGAGGCGGCCacctggcagggggtggggaatggTGCCCCTCACACTTCTCCTCTGTTTTGGGAGCTGCTCTTCAGGCTGGTGTTTGGGATGCTGTACCCAGCTTATGCTTCCTACAAGGCTGTGAAGACCAAGAACATTCGTGAATATGTGAgtgtgggggtgggcaggagggctcAGCCCAGGTGGGGGGTGTGGTAGGATTTGGCGAGGTGTGTGGGGTCCAAGCTGGGCTCCCTCTTTTTCAGGGGTATAATCTGGTGGGATATCCTGAAGCAGCATGGGCGTGAATGGAGGGTGGGCTGTTGGGGTTCTTTGTAAGATCTTGTGGTGAAGCTGATTGAGGGTGGGTACAGGAATGAGTGGCAGTTTCTCAGAGGCAATTCTGTAAGGCCAGCCAAATGCCAGGGGAATGCAGTGGGAAGGGCTTTCTGGAATCTCTGGACTGGGTCAGCCCAGGACAGGGGAGTTGGTATTGCCGGTTCAGCTTCTGGCTCCTGACCTCTACCCCCGCCTCACCCTATCCAGGTCCGATGGATGATGTACTGGATCGTCTTTGCACTCTTCATGGCGGTGGAGACCTTCACGGACATCTTTATTTCCTGGTACGGGCACCGGGGTTCTGTGGGCTGCGGGGAGGGGCTGGCTCTCCCTGGCCTGGCTCCCTGGTGGACCTTGCCCCTCTGCTCTCCCAGGTTCCCTTTCTACTACGAGATCAAGATGGCGTTTGTGCTGTGGCTGCTTTCGCCCTACACCAGGGGGGCCAGCATGCTTTACCGAAAGTTTGTCCACCCATCCTTGTCTCGCCATGAGAAGGTACCCCAGGGGGAGGCAGGGTGGGCAGCGTAGGGGTGGGTGCGAGGGGAGGAGCCCTGGATTTGGGGCCTGAGACACTGGGCGACATCTGGGCTCTAATCTCAGTCCTACTGCTGTTGAACTGTGGGACCTTGACAGAGCCttgccttcttcctcttctggACTAATCAAATGGGTGCACAGGTGAATGATCTTTGGAGCGTGTAAAACATCAGCTGGAAGCTGGTTTGGGGATGGTGTGGGGAGCCTGGAGTGTGGTGGATCATTGAGGTGGAGGaatgggtgagtgggtggggagCCCTTTGCTCTGTGGATGGGGTGGACCAGGAGGCATGACTCCCAGTGATTTCTCTGGGTCCGTACAGGAGTGACCTGGGTGGTCCGCCTGAGGTTTCCTCCCCAACATATCATCTGCAGGAAATCGACACCTATATTGTGCAAGCCAAGGAGCGCAGCTACGAGACGGTGCTCAGCTTTGGGAAGCGGGGCCTCAACATTGCCGCCTCTGCTGCTGTGCAGGCTGCTACCAAGGTGCCCTGGGCCCCAGCCTTCCAACAGCCCTACGCCCACCCCCAGGGCCCTTTGGGCGGGTCCAGCTCTCAGTCACGGAGCCAAGGGATAGCAGCTGTCCATGCCAGGGAGCCGGGGTGAGAGGTGACAGGTTGCGGTGTTGGCGGGAGCATGGAGCTGAAATTCAGACTTTCTCGCTCTAACATTGACTGTGAGCCACTGCTCCTTGTCTCTGGGCCCAACCTTGCTGTTGGTGCCCCGGCACAGGACTAGAAGGGTTGCCATGTTGCCTTTGGGCCTGTGCCCCAGGGATTGCTCACAGGTCAGCCTTGATTTCCCTGGGCAGCTCCCCTGCCTGAGGCCCCTTCTGCCCGAAGCCCTGCCCCCTCCATCAGTTGGTGCAGCGGCTCCTGCTCCCTTGCAGAGTCAGGGTGCACTGGCCGGGAGGCTGCGGAGCTTCTCCATGCAGGACCTGCGCACCATCCCTGACGGCCCCGCCCCCACCTACCAGGATCCCCTCTACCTGGAGGACCAGGTACCCCGCCACAGGCCACCTATCGGTGAGTGGGCAGAGGGACCTGAAACTGTGTTCCCCAGAGAGAGGAATGGTTTCCTCCCCTGGGGCGGAGGAAGGCCTGGCTCAGTCTGCCCCCAGCCCTCAGACTGTCAATGCCTAGCTTTGCCTCCTGGCTCCTTCTCCTCCACACAGGGTACCGGGCAGGGGGCCTGCGAGACAGTGACACTGATAATGAGTGTTGGTCCGACACAGAAGTGGTCCCCCAGCCACCAGCCCGGCCCCGAGAGAAGCCGCTGGGCCGCAGCCAGAGTCTGCGTGTGATCAAGAGGAAGCCTCTGGCCCGGGAGGTCGGTGGTGAGGCAGGCACGAGGGAAGGGGGCTGTCCTTACCGCTGCCGCAGCCCCGACTGTTCACAATgtgcctgcctcctctcccccaaCAGGGCACCTCGCGCTCCCTGAAGGTTCGGACGAGGAAAAAGACCGCACCCTCAGACATGGACAGCTAGGGTCTGCGGAGCCAGGCTGGGTCTTACCTCTTGCCCTTTGGGGTGCTGGGGCCCTTCTGAGGGACCTCTGGCCATACCAGCAGCCCTCCTGGCCCTCCTGGCTCTTGCTG carries:
- the REEP4 gene encoding receptor expression-enhancing protein 4 isoform X1, which produces MVSWMICRLVVLVFGMLYPAYASYKAVKTKNIREYVRWMMYWIVFALFMAVETFTDIFISWFPFYYEIKMAFVLWLLSPYTRGASMLYRKFVHPSLSRHEKEIDTYIVQAKERSYETVLSFGKRGLNIAASAAVQAATKSQGALAGRLRSFSMQDLRTIPDGPAPTYQDPLYLEDQVPRHRPPIGYRAGGLRDSDTDNECWSDTEVVPQPPARPREKPLGRSQSLRVIKRKPLAREGTSRSLKVRTRKKTAPSDMDS
- the REEP4 gene encoding receptor expression-enhancing protein 4 isoform X2 — translated: MVSWMICRLVVLVFGMLYPAYASYKAVKTKNIREYVRWMMYWIVFALFMAVETFTDIFISWFPFYYEIKMAFVLWLLSPYTRGASMLYRKFVHPSLSRHEKEIDTYIVQAKERSYETVLSFGKRGLNIAASAAVQAATKSQGALAGRLRSFSMQDLRTIPDGPAPTYQDPLYLEDQVPRHRPPIGHLALPEGSDEEKDRTLRHGQLGSAEPGWVLPLALWGAGALLRDLWPYQQPSWPSWLLLVVPGHVQGSTHNVPKQAGLTVLFIAFLALLPSQMWDQSPPQTPGK